The genomic interval CTCATCCAGCGGTGCGACCAGCGTTTCCGGAACAAATCGCCCGCCGAACTCACCCCAATAACCTCGATCGTTTGGTTCGTAACTGGTCATGCTTGTTTCGCAATTCGAATGAATGACTCGACCCATTTCGGATCTTTTATCCCCGGCGACGATTCAACCCCGCTCGCAACATCGACGGCAAATGGCCTGAGCAGGGAAACGGC from Candidatus Hydrogenedentota bacterium carries:
- a CDS encoding phosphoribosylanthranilate isomerase — protein: AVSLLRPFAVDVASGVESSPGIKDPKWVESFIRIAKQA